The following are from one region of the Nicotiana tabacum cultivar K326 chromosome 3, ASM71507v2, whole genome shotgun sequence genome:
- the LOC142175831 gene encoding uncharacterized protein LOC142175831, with the protein MEFYKDIMKKVLDKLQSWQGKLLSVGGRATLITYVLQGMPIHLLSAVNPPVFVINKLHKMFAQFFWSNAIGGKARHWASWDTLCLPKEEGWTGFRSLHDVSRALFCKLWWNFRTKPILWSSFMCQKYCKKMNAMVVPWRNGGLYFATPLDFYCDESIHNVHDVVLEDAWDAARLMQILPQDLATHIIDNIKPPALSDELDKPFWMMKPKGNFTVKSAWDYVRRRREHNAVFTKIWVKGLPFKIAFFMWKV; encoded by the exons ATGGAATTTTATAAAGATATTATGAAAAAGGTGCTGGATAAGTTGCAATCATGGCAAGGGAAATTGTTATCAGTTGGAGGACGGGCAACTTTAATTACTTATGTACTTCAAGGCATGCCTATTCATCTACTTTCAGCAGTGAATCCACCAGTTTTTGTCATCAATAAGCTCCACAAAATGTTTGCTCAATTTTTCTGGAGCAATGCTATAGGAGGAAAGGCGAGGCATTGGGCATCCTGGGACACCTTGTGCTTACCTAAAGAGGAAGGATGGACTGGATTTCGATCACTACACGATGTGTCAAGGGCCTTATTTTGCAAGCTGTGGTGGAATTTCAGAACAAAACCAATTCTTTGGAGTTCATTCATGtgccaaaaatattgtaaaaagatgAATGCGATGGTGGTGCCATGGAGAAATG GTGGATTGTATTTTGCAACTCCACTAGATTTCTACTGTGACGAGTCAATCCATAATGTTCATGATGTAGTACTAGAAGATGCATGGGATGCAGCCAGATTAATGCAGATATTGCCTCAGGACCTAGCCACTCACATTATTGATAATATCAAACCTCCAGCTCTTTCTGATGAATTAGATAAACCTTTCTGGATGATGAAACCAAAAGGCAACTTCACTGTAAAATCAGCTTGGGATTATGTGAGAAGGAGAAGGGAACATAATGCTGTGTTCACAAAAATTTGGGTCAAGGGATTGCCTTTCAAGATTGCCTTTTTTATGTGGAAAGTTTAG
- the LOC142175837 gene encoding uncharacterized protein LOC142175837: MVKKFFNGKELPKYITHTNLVLLPKKKDVITFSDMRPISLSNFINKVFSRVIHETIAPLLPSLISSKITLWFFKSTRGVKQGDPLSPTLFILSAKALSSRLNALHQNLYFCLVWTAKMDPKINNLSYADDTIIFSSSDATSLRLIMEVLMAYESASGQLINKVKSAVYMHHLTDMEVVNKV, from the exons ATGGTTAAGAAGTTCTTCAATGGTAAGGAATTACCTAAGTATATCACACATACCAACTTAGTGTTATTGCCAAAGAAGAAGGATGTGATCACTTTCTCAGATATGCGTCCAATAAGCCTTAGCAATTTTATTAATAAGGtgttctcgagagtcattcatgAAACAATTGCACCACTACTACCTTCTTTAATTTCGTCAAAG ATAACCCTATGGTTTTTTAAATCAACAAGAGGAGTTAAGCAAGGTGATCCGCTGTCACCTACCTTGTTTATTCTATCTGCTAAAGCTTTATCAAGTCGTCTCAATGCTTTACATCAGAACTTGTATTTCTGTTTGGTTTGGACTGCCAAAATGGACCCCAAGATTAATAATCTTTCATATGCAGATGATACTATCATCTTCTCTTCTTCTGATGCTACTTCATTAAGGTTGATTATGGAGGTGCTAATGGCATATGAGTCTGCTTCTGGACAACTTATCAATAAGGTGAAATCTGCAGTATACATGCATCATTTAACAGATATGGAGGTTGTAAACAAAGTGTAG